Sequence from the Ziziphus jujuba cultivar Dongzao chromosome 9, ASM3175591v1 genome:
TATATAGGCTTCTTCTTTTGCAGCTGGCCAAAATTTtggtttgaaatattatttactTACATGAACAGGAAACGAAATACATGGAAGATGAAGAACACTATTAAAACATCTCTGAAAGGTatagaatattaattaatttggttcCATACTGGTTAACCTTCTaactatgattaaaaaaatcatttttttctttgagtATATTGGtcaaatatacaatatatattgacTAAAAACAGGTCGTACATTAGACAGATTAGTGAATAGAAAAGTGAATAAGATATTGGCATTCTAAGAACAGATCTTTGGTTATTTAAAAAGATATTGGCATTCCAAGAACAGGAGATCTTTGGTTTTTTAAGTcatcaaaaattaattcattAGGATAAACAATTGCCTTCGGCCCATTTTACTGACTGAATAACAAACGCAGCTTTAGTTAAATGTGATACTATAGTACAAAAAGAGGTTAAAAATGATACTAAAGGAGACACATTTATCTGCGTGACTGCGTCctatgttttggtttttttaactATTGCTGCAAAACGGAGAATCATGGATTATATtagcaaaaaacaaaagtaaaaaaggaaaCAGAGAATCTATACATGGCTCTCTTTGGGTTGACATAGTTGCCAAAATCAAATAGTATAGCTTTTTATAGCACAACCACAATCTAGCATTTGACATAGTTGCCAAAATCAAATAGTATAGCTTTTTATAGCACAACCACAATCTagcattaaaaatataataacaaaaattggccattaaaaaaaataataataaaacatgaaaaGAATTAGAAGCCAACAAAATGAAATGGAAATTTACGGCCAAGAGAGTTGCaagcagaaacaaaaaaatagattaaaGTCTACAAACTAGCTATTTGGAATCAAAAAGCATCAAATTCCACACCAAGACATTGACTTGGCTAGTGGCTAAACGATGAAGAAAATTGTGAGGAACGGGTAAAGTGAGTGTTATTATCGGTTGAAGACTCGGTTTGGGTATGGTTAGAAGCAGAAGAGCTGCCATAATTAGACCGTGGAGCTGAAGGAGGCAAATAAGTTGGCAATGGCATCTCTAATGGCAGAGCAGGCAATGGAGCTTCAAAGTCAAGTACATGCATGGCTTGCTTAATTGAAGGTCTCAGATTGTGATCCGGGTGAGCACACCAAAGCCCAACAATCATCAATCTTTCCATTTGTTGCTCATTGAATTCCCCACAAAGTCTAGGATCGGCCGCTTCCACAACCTTTTCCATTCCATAGAGCTTCCAAACCCACTCCACCAATCCAATTTGATGATCACCATCTCCGACATTAGGATCAATGGGTTTTCTTCCACAAGCTATCTCCAACATTACAACACCAAAACTGTAGACATCGGACTCCCTGCTAGCCCTGCTGGTTGTGAAACATTCAGGGGCCAAATAGCCTAAAGTTCCAGCCACAATTGTAGTTTGTGACCCTTTTTCATGGTCCACTAGCCTAGCTAACCCAAAATCACCCAGCTTAGCATTGAAATTTGAATCCAACATCACATTACTCGATTTAATATCCCTATGCAACACACATTGTTCCCACTCTTCGTGCAGGTAAAGCAATGCAGAGACCAAGCCTCGAGCTATGTTGTACCTTGCCACCCAAGTCAATGAGTTTTTACCTCTGAATAGATGGAAATCTAAACTCCCATTTGACATGAACTCGTAGATGAGGAGTAGATCTTTCTTTCTGTGGCACCAACCGATGAGTTGCACTAAATTTCTGTGTCTCAGTCGGCTGATGATCTTCACCTCGGATGCATACTCTTTTATCCCCTGTTGAGATTTGGTGGATATCTTCTTTATAGCTACATACGAGTTCATGTTTTTCAGAAAACCTCTATAAACCCAACCGAAGCCTCCTTGTCCAAGTTTCTCTTCCTCTGAAAAGTTCATTGTTGCCGTGACTAAATCATCATAGGAAAACCTCTTAGCTCCACTGTTCCTCTCAAAATCATTGTCCATTAACAGATCAATACCcaattcatcatcatcttctcctTCTTGATCTGTgatactcttcttcttcttccgcTTCCATACACCAAAAGAAATCAAACCTAAAGCTCCAATAAAAACAGAAACACCTATGCTCAACCCAATGACCAATCCTATCTTAGAATTCTTGCTTGTGAAGTCACTGGAATGGAAAGACCATGAACGAAGAATGTGTGTGGAAGTGAAAAATCCATTAGCAGCTGAGAAGCCAAAAGTAACCTTCTCCGGTAAGTATATTGTTAAATCAATTTCATAAGAAAGATTTTGCAGAAAGGGAACATCCTCTTTATATCCGGTGAAGGAAACACTAAGATTTTTTGTTCCAGAAGTGTAACTTATAGTAGCATTGTACACCTTCCGGGCAGTGATATTACAAGACCAAGATGTAGTGGTGTTTGAAACCAAGGAGTTGATGTCGATACCTACATGTTCGGCAACGTTTTGCGGGTCCAAATCCTTATTTGCAAAAGTATCAAACTCCACAGCAACGAATTTCTGTGTAGTTGAGAAAGGTTGATCATCGGTATTGATTAACCCAAGACGACTGCCATCCGTCCTATTGGGGACTCCAAATGGAGGCTGTGCAAGGAAGAAAGCCAACCCATCTCCATGTAAACTCTCATTTGGCGAATAGATGATAAAGGAGAAACTGGTTGTGAAATCCGCTGCTCTTCCAGAGGCTCTGTCCCAAAGTTGCAAGTATTCAAAATACTTCAACTGCCCAATCTGGTCCTCTTGGTTTTGTGTCAGATGTATTTCTGAACCCGAGACTGTAGCATTTCCTTCTCTTATTAAGGTACTATTATCTAATTTATCTTGATCTAGAACTGAGTAATCAAACTCTAGCGAAAATGAATATGGGATATAAATCATAAACAATAAAATGGTCATCACcatcaaatatgaaaaatgttgACAAGAATAGCAAATTAGATCCATATGATGATCGATCAGAGAGGTTTGCTTGTGAGTTTGGGTGAGTTTTGTAGGTTAAATTTGATTCTCATATATTCAGATGATTGACTAGTAGTCTCATCGGCACACAAGATTTGTCAAAGGTTGGCGAGGAAATTTTCCATTTGGAGGAATTTCGGATTAAGATTACTTGTTAAATTGGCATACGGTTGTTTACTTTTCCTAATTGCGTGGAGTATTGAGAACGTTAATGCAATTTCTAGCATTAAATCATATTTGGGATtttagaccaaaaataaaaaataaaaaaaaattgacaaattatgatTATAAGTTAGGAAATCGTTACGGGGCAGTTATTTGAAACTAGAGCTGCGTAGTTTCCACCTTCAAGAGTGGTAATGTAAATATTTTGCTTCTCacctaattatatttttttatttttttatatatgcataaaaaaaaagatcaaattgaATATTATAGTGTTTATAAATTAAGGCTTTgcttttaatgttttctttgCCATTACAAATGGCTTTAATATCtcttaaacaaaaaagtaaaatatatgtaaaatataaatatcaccAAATTAGAAATTAGTAAGAAGGATTTTCTGAGTTGATATGTCCTTATACCTATCATGTTTACAAAATTGAGGGTTCAAAAtacatttatttcttttagattagaaattttattttagtcttagattagaaattattataataagaagaaaattagCAATTAAAGctaaatattttgaatatttatacatttattttttaagtagcTCGCAAGTCACCATTCTTTTGTTATTAATCTGTTTACATTTTAATCCGCCGTTGAgccgccctttttttttttttttttttttttgggggtcctgttttctttttcttggtgcTAGCTGAGCTGTGAAGGAGATATAAAAATTAGGATTTAGGAATGGGCATGGTTTATGGCTGTTAAAACCACTGATTGGGTTTAAAAGACCCATTTACCCAAGCCCATGGATAAGAGTTCTCTTCTTCTGTATACCACTTCTCTGTTCTCTTTTACCTTTGAATCGGTAAACCCATTTACCCAATCCTTACCTTTCCATAAGATTATTCTTTACTTTTGCCATTTTGGGTTATTTAAGCATGTGTCAAATTTTTCTAGCTACagtatttaaaatgttttgctTTGTGACTTTCAATTGGTTTTGATTGTGTTCGGTTTCTTATTCATTCATTAAAATATTCTGTATTTTCTTGATTATATGTAAGTCACCTGCTATGTTTTAAATGATCACAAGTTACGTAGAAAAGCCACAAAAGGTTGAATTCAAAGAGTCTGAAGTCGGAAAGATATGGACTTTGTACCCTTCATTCATATATGGACTTCTTCTTTTGCATCTGGCCGAAATTTTGGTTTGAAGtgttatatacatttttttatagtAGAATTTGAAATAGTATATACATGAAGAGGAAAAGAAATACATGGCGATGACGAACTCtactaaaaattatataaatttttaacaattttataaaaattaatttgaaaacatgAAAGTTttgtttatctatattttttttaattagttttattcaAACTATGtgatagtttttcattttttttttcccctaaaccTATGTGACAGTTTTAATCAgataaactttttaaataaagtgataatttgtcaaatatatttaactaaatgtattaaaattatcaaacatatttaatttaatgtattataaattttcaaatatatttaactaaatgtgttaaatataaaacttacttaaaaaaaaaatatatatatatatatatatatatatatatacacgtaattaaaattgttatatagtttttctttagaaaaaaaaaaggaaattttttcaCACAGTTTAAAtacaattcaattaaaaattaaggaaatttttttttaaaatttttcaaattaattattgcaaaattttttttaaataatttaattttatatgggTATAAGAGTAACTTTAGACTGCTCTAAAGGgttttaatgaattttcaaaaacctaaaagatatatttatatttatctcaaattttaaaagatgtaaatgaaatatttttccTTCTAAATTATGACTAAAAATccatcttttttgttctttgaatATATACATAAGTCATTTATAATGTAAATATTGGAACATTTTTAACAtgtaaatacaatttaagaaaatggttttgaagaaatcttcaTTTCTATGCTTTGgaaaaactttatttatatatatatttagagtaATGATATATACACAATTCATCTatagtgcggacggtcctcatgcggaccacagtattagtaacagtttttcatagtattggtgacgattttctaaaaaactgtcgttaatactatgaaaaaccttcactaatactacggttttcatgcggaccgtccttactataaaattttcagatatatacatatatatatatatacattaaatataatatatgtatatatttattgactAAAAACTGGTCGTACATGAGACAGATTATTGAATAGGAAAGAGAGTAAAGCAGGGACCTTTGGTTGTTTTAGTCGTTAAATTAATATTCACTTGGATCATCAATTGCCTTCGGCTCTTTGCTGAATGAATAACAAACTTAACTTTAGTTAAATATGACACTAATAGTTACCATAAGAGGTTAAACAATAATACTTATAGTACTGAAGAGATACATTTATGGTACCCTGTAGTATATTAATTGTGTTGTATTAGcttatattgtattaattttcattgtattgctatttttcgatatttggtgcaatatatacaataaacatctataaattgatatataatatatattatttaaaattttactttaaaaattttaaaatatttaaatgaatgcCTTATGatttgaatgaatttttattataccaagtaagaaaagtaaacaaaattgattttgtattgttatttactatttatttaaataattatattattcataatattaattttgtatttattattatttttggtcaagttattattattataataattattattattcataaataataacaacgttATCTAAAACTgtataatgttaattttttttttaaaaataactttaaaaaaaatatcatacacATAATAGCATACACataatacttatatatatatatatatatatatatatgcatatcacaaaaagacaaaagaaagaaCCTAAAAAGCTTTCCCAATACAAATTTGCttaataattaagttaaaaaaaataaaaaaaaatcaacttctgCAAAGTAAAATAGTCTTCGCACAGAGAACGGGTGGTGGGGGATGGTTGGTGCACGtataaactaaaacaaaacgttttgcaacaacaaccaaaaaagaaaagggcatCTGTGGAGCTCATACAAGCTAATGCCACCTCAACACGGTATTGACCATGTGACACATAATGCCAAAATTTGTGGGCCTAGTATTGGCTAATGCACCATGGTTGACGTGCTTCCACTTGCCAAacattgttttgtattttttttcctcaaaacaaaaaaaaaaaaccaaaaaaaaaaaaaacattgttttgtattaaaataatattatacggGATTTTATACTTGGCACCAAACATGCCGTTAGCTGCACGactgttttttcgtttttaaataaattttttaatttttaattttttatattaataaattgttCGCAAAGTAAAGAATTCATGGGTTGACATAGTTGCTAATATCCAACACAAGCACAAGCTAGCATAAAAAATATAGTAAGGAAAATtggccattaaaaaaaaaaaaggaaacaggaAAGGAAATTAAAGCGAACAAAATGAATGAATTATACGACCAAGAGAGTTGCAAGCAGAAACgaaaaaaatagattaaattctacaaactaACTGTTTGGAATCAACTTGGCTAGTGGCTAAACGATGAAGAAAATTGTGAGGAACGGGTATAGTGAGTGTTATTGTCGGTTGAAGACTCGGTTTGG
This genomic interval carries:
- the LOC107426795 gene encoding L-type lectin-domain containing receptor kinase IX.1, which encodes MDLICYSCQHFSYLMVMTILLFMIYIPYSFSLEFDYSVLDQDKLDNSTLIREGNATVSGSEIHLTQNQEDQIGQLKYFEYLQLWDRASGRAADFTTSFSFIIYSPNESLHGDGLAFFLAQPPFGVPNRTDGSRLGLINTDDQPFSTTQKFVAVEFDTFANKDLDPQNVAEHVGIDINSLVSNTTTSWSCNITARKVYNATISYTSGTKNLSVSFTGYKEDVPFLQNLSYEIDLTIYLPEKVTFGFSAANGFFTSTHILRSWSFHSSDFTSKNSKIGLVIGLSIGVSVFIGALGLISFGVWKRKKKKSITDQEGEDDDELGIDLLMDNDFERNSGAKRFSYDDLVTATMNFSEEEKLGQGGFGWVYRGFLKNMNSYVAIKKISTKSQQGIKEYASEVKIISRLRHRNLVQLIGWCHRKKDLLLIYEFMSNGSLDFHLFRGKNSLTWVARYNIARGLVSALLYLHEEWEQCVLHRDIKSSNVMLDSNFNAKLGDFGLARLVDHEKGSQTTIVAGTLGYLAPECFTTSRASRESDVYSFGVVMLEIACGRKPIDPNVGDGDHQIGLVEWVWKLYGMEKVVEAADPRLCGEFNEQQMERLMIVGLWCAHPDHNLRPSIKQAMHVLDFEAPLPALPLEMPLPTYLPPSAPRSNYGSSSASNHTQTESSTDNNTHFTRSSQFSSSFSH